CCGTAATCTATACCATTGCATGGCTGGACTGCCTGAACCCAAAATCATGCACAAATTTGTGTGAGGAGCCTTTTCTTTCACTTGATCCTTCATCCGCTTCACATGGCCCCGACCCAATCCCTTCACCTCACACCCCAGTTCGAAGTACCGCTTGATTTGCTCGTCAGAAAGCAGTCCAAAGCAGTCGATAATAGCCGCTGGGTGGCCGATTTGGGTTACGACTGTGTCTGGATCCAGGTTTTGGTATTCTTGGTGACGGACTGCGAGGACTACGGCGTCTGCTCCGCGCAGGGCCTGATCCAGGTTTTCGGCCATTCGCATGTCTGTGAGCCCATCCTGGTTGCGGAAGAACTCTTTGCGGGAATGGCCGGCTCCGGGATAGGTTTCCTGCTGCTCGAACTCAAACCAGTGCTTTACATATGGATCATGGACCACCACATCCCCGCCCATTTCGGTCAGCTTGCGAACCACGATCTCTGATCCGGAGTAGCGGGTATCGCCCACGTCTTCTCTGTAGGACGCGCCAAGGACGGCTATTTTGGAGGCTGCCACGATCTTGCCCATGTTGCGCAGGGCGTCCCGGGTCAGTTGGGCCGGGCGCAGGGCTCGGGTGTCGTTTATATCAATGGCCTGGGGAGTGATCTTGAAGATGTCCTGCTCAAAGCCCATCAGGGTGTGGTAGGCCCAGACGCCCAGGCCGCCGTCCTTGGGCAGGCAGTAGCCGCCGATGCCCGGGCCGGGAAAGATGATATTGTCGTGGGTGGGCCGGACCTTGATGGCATCGATGACCTTCATCAGATCCACCCCGTTGGTCTCGGAAAACAGGGACCATTCGTTTAAAAAGGCCAGGATGGTGGCCCGGTAGGAGTTCTCCACGATCTTGCAGGTCTCGCTCTCCAGGGGCCGGTCCAGGACAGTCAAGGGATAGTCTTGGACATTTAAGACTTCAGATAAAAATTTTTCCACCCGCTGCCTGGCCTGGTCATTGATCCCGGAACACACCCGCCAGAAATCGCGGATGGAGGAGACGTAGTTGCGCCCGGGCATTACTCTTTCAAATGAGTGAGCTAGAAGCGGCTCTGCTGCTTCTGTTCGTCGTTCTTCGTGCTTCGTGCTTCGGGAAGCGGTTGGCGGGAAGCGGTTGGCGGAAGAAATAGACTGCTCGGCAACGGTTCCTCGTCCTTCGTCCTTTGTGCTTCGTTCGTCTGACTTCTGATCTCTGACGTCTGCTTGCCCCGTGAAACCGTGGCCCCCTTTGGGGTGTTTCACTGGGGACGTCTGAACAAGTCCTCGTCTCTCAAACGCCTTCTTAATAATCGGATAGGCCACATATTCCGTCGTCCCGGGAGGGACGGTGGTTTCGATCAGCACCAGGCAGTCAGGGCTGATGTATTCGCCGATGACCTTGAGGCTGTCTTCCAGGGCTCCGATCTCAGCGTGTCCGGAGCGGACATTGCCAAAGTCCTTTTTGTGATAATCGCACTGCACATCCACAACCACCACATCGGCCAGGGCCAGGGCCTCATAGGAATAGGTGGCGATCAGGGTCTTTTTGTCCAGCACGCAGCGAGAAATGAGCGGAGCAACTTCCGGATCCTCGGCCTGCACCGGGCAGATGCCCTGGTTGATGGTCGGGATCTTCCAGAAAGAGCGGGGGGAAGGACGCTGCATGCCGATAACGAACTTGGAGGGAGAACCGGACTGGTCCACAGTATCAGCCACCACCCCGGCCATGACTGCGCCGACAAAGCCGACCCCCATGACCACCACAATCTCCCGGCCCATGAGGCGCTGCTCAGCCACCAGGGAGCGGAGGCGCTCGGATTCGGCAGCGTAATCTGCCTCTGAGGGCAGAGGGAAGACCTGGCCGTTGGGGGCGGTACTTTTCGCTTGTTCTTCAATAGTTGGGGATGTGAGTGGTGATTGCATGGTACCTGTTATCTGTTATTTGTTATCGGTTATCCGATATAGTTATCTGTTATTGGTTATCTGTTATCTGGATTGCAGAATGTTATTCGTTATCGGTTATCGGTTATCTGGGGGGTAGTTATCCGTTGTTTGTTATCTGTTAACCGGCTTCAGAATTCAGATTGCAAACTGATAACGATTAACTGATAACATCTCACTCATCATCCTGATAACTATTAACAGATAACTGGTACTCTGAAGGTTCTTCCTTAACAGCAGAATCTTTATTCTTTCCTGCCTTGTACAGATAATTCATGTACCCGTTGGTCAGCTTTATGGCCTCATGGACCAATGCTCTTCCCTTTGTCAGCATTTCATCTGGGATGAGATCTTCATCATTTGCTGTGATCAAGTGATCCAGGGTCTCCCAGCAAGATCCGCGTGAATTGCTGCAAAACTTGGCATTGTCAATGTAGTGAAAGCGGCCATAGCCCTCAGCTATGTTGGCTGTGGTGGATCGTGCCGCCCTGAGCATCTGATCGCCAAGCCGGTACTGCTCGTACTTGGGCAGAATGGGAACAATCTGCTTGGCTACAAATATGCGTAACTCGCGACAAGCCTTCCAACATTTCAGGTCTTCGAAGGTTTGGATCTTCATGGTGCCTGTTAACTGTTATCTGTTATTTGTTATCGGTTATCTTTTATTCGCTGCCCGTTACCCGTTATCCGTTATCTGCTGTCAGTACCTGATAACGGATAACAAATAACTGAAAACGCCTCACCTATCCGCATCCTGATAACAATTAACTGATAACTGATAACCCGAATGTGATTCTTCCAACTCCTCACATTCGCTCCGTAGCTCCTCAATCTCCTTTTCCAGCGCATCAAATTCTTCCATCTTCCGCCGCAAAAAATGGTACGTGGCCTTGGCCTTTTGCTCCATGCCCTTGGGGGTTAAGATGTAGGCGTAGCGTCTTCTGTGCTCGCTTACAGTGAATTTTCCCAGCTCAATCCACCCCTTTTTGACCAGGGCGTTTAAGCAATAGTTCACCCGGCCCAGACTGACCCCGGATTTCTTGGACAGCTCCCGCTGGGACAGATTCGGGTTGGAGTCCAGGGCTCGGAGGATTTGGAATTCGGATTCGATCATATACTAGCTCAAAGCTGAAAGCTGAAAGCTGAAAGCTCAAAGGGTTAAGAAGTAAGAAGCTCGAAGCTGAAAGCTCAAAGCGTTTAAGAAAAAAGATAAAAGCTCAAAGCTCAAAGCTGAAAGTTCAAAGAAAATCAAAGAAGTAAAGAAGCTCGAATCCTGAAGCAGTTACTTATTATTCATTGATGCATAGAGAGAATTTATCAGGCCTTTGATCATAGACGCTATTTGCAAGCCCTCTTCTTTGAGCGCATCAAAATCTTTATCAGCAATCCACTTTTTCCGTCTAAATATTTCAAGGAGGGTCATTGTTTCATACAGTGATCCTCGGGCAATATAGCAGTATTGAACAAATTCCTTTTTGGAGTATCGTCCTTTTCCTTTTCACCCTGTTAAATACGATTTGAGCCTTTTATGCAAAAACCGTTTTCCATTATATGTTTTGAAATATTGTTCTCTATGCAAAGCATCGCCTTGGTGTAAACAAGCCTCGTAATAAATAAGCCTTAATGGCCTCCTGTTACGGGTAGATTCTACAAGCCCTTTATTATGCTGATCAAATCGTAGTTTGAGGTCTTTCGTATATCCCGCATAAAACTTGCCATCTATATCACTTTGGAGCACATAAGTATAATACATGCCCAAAACCTCAAACTATTATCAGGGCAAGTATTCATGGAAATAGAAGAGGAAGATGCTTCAATCTGCTCAAGAAGCCGAAAATGTTTTCTCGGAGTATCCATGGATTCAACCAGATCAATTACTTTGACGGCAAAATCAACTGATCTGGTCCATACTTCCAGATTCTCAAACCCAAAATCCATTTCTACCCTGTCTTTGCCTGATGCTCATCTCTATTAGAAGTGCCGATGATTTTGGTCTGATTCGCTTTGAGCTTTGAGCTTCCGGCTTCATCATAGTTCACGGAAGAACAAGTAAGGTATAGGCGGGGAGGATGTCAAGAAAAAATCTTTATTCAATGTGGGCTGTGACGGAATATTGACATGATTGGCTAACAATCTGAAATGAGTTGTTTTATGATCTTTTTTACCCCCTATCCGCGATAGATTTGCGAGATCTGCGGTTACAAACTCTTTGCCTTCGAGCTTTCAGCTTCAAGCTTTCAACTTATCTTCCGATACTCCCCCCGGGCTCATCTTCAGCCCGCCCTCGGCCCAGAACCCAGCCTTGTTCTCCCTGGCCCTCTTGGCTGCTGCCTTGAACCTGTCCGTGTATTTTACATTCGGTGGGATGGTCAGGATCGTGGCCAGGCCTTCTCTGACCAAAAGCTCGTTCAGCATGGCCAGCCGGCCGTCGTCCCTCTCCACCCATACGTAGGCCAGCAGCCGGCCGTATTTGTCCCGCTTTTGCACGTCTGGCTCCAGGTAGACCTTGCGGTCCTTGAGCGTATATCTGGTGTACAGGGTGGCCTTTCGCCCCCACTGGCCCTGATTCTTTTCCGGGGTGTCGATCCCGATCAGGCGCACCCGTTCATTGTAAGGTTTGTGCCCCGGGATGTGCACGGTGATGGTGTCCCCGTCGTAGTTTTTTATCACCTCCACCGCCTGGCCCAGGATCTCTTCCACGTCTTGAGCGTCCTGGCCCTGGCTGATTGCCGACCTGGATCCGTCCCCGAACAGCTCCCAGCCCACGGCGAACAGGACCAGCAGTCCGCTAAGGCTGACTATTATCCGTCTTTTGGTCCAGAAAGCCCTCCAGTCGAATATCAGGCGCCGTAAAGTTTCCAGTGGGTGCTTTGAGTCGGTCATCGTCCTCCCCCCTTCCCAGGAATTGGTCCAACAAAGACGATATTTTGTCTCTGCGTTGCTCGTATTCGTACCTATCTATCAGCCCGGAGTTGTACAGGGCCTCAATTTCCGACAAACCTGGATTGGTAACAGACGGTATAATGGCAAAGAAGACAAAAGCCAATATGCCCGTGACCAGGACTTCGGCCAGGGTCCTATTCCGCAGCCGGCCGAAGAAAAGGGTCAACCTGCGGCCGGCCACCCCGTCCCATACCGGCACGCCCATGGCGTTTAGGGAGTCCGGCAGCAGGTGGGCCAGGCAGGCAGAGAGAAAGAAGGGCATGAACGGCGTGTTCCAGCTGGCCATGAGCCCCACGGTCCAGAGGACGATGCTGTGCGAGATGCCCCGGTGAACCAGCGCCCCCCGGCTCATGATCTCCACGAAATCCGGGAACAGGCTGCCCAGGATGCACATGGGCAGGTTCAGCTGCATGCCCTGCGCCAGGGAAAAGCCGATGGCGGCATGGCAGGGCCAGATCATATGGGCCGGCCTCCCAGGCGCATGCCCTGGAACAGATAGCGGATGGCGGCCACGGTGAAGACCAGGTCCCTGTACCCAAGCAGGGCCAGGGAGACCACCAGACAGGCCATGATGATCATGGTCATATCGAACGTGTCCGCCCCGGTCCCTAAGGTGATCAGCTTGGCCTGGAACAGCTGCGCCCGCAGGGTGCGGTTGAGCTGGTTGAAGTGATCCGTGGTCACGATGAGCGAGCGGCACTTGTTGATCAGCCGGAAGGCGATGTCCAGCTTGGAGGCCGATATGCTGTGGGCGTTTTCCAGGATGAGATAGAAGTTCTCCGGCAGACAGCGCTCGATGGTTTCTTTAAGCCGCTTGTCCGTATTCACCACTTTGACCGGCAGCCTGTACTCTGTCAGCCACTGGCTCTTGGGATCGTCGCAGTTCAGGCGCACGAAGTTTATGCCGTGGCTGGTCAGGTGGTGCACGGTCTGGGTCAGGAACTTGGCCTTGCCGCTTCCGGGTCCGCCCTCGATGACCACTTTCCGGCCCGGAGAAAGGACAATGGTTTCCTTGTCCTGTTTGGCCTTTTTGACCCGAAGGCGTATAGAGCCTCTTTCAAAATAGGAAAAAACACGCTGCATGGGTCACCTGCAGAATTTGACCACTGATTAATTTTTTATCTGCGAAGATCTGCGAGATCTGCGGTTAAGTCTCTTTTCTTTCCGCCCTGAACTTCCTTACAGGAAATCCAACGGCTTTGTTTCACGGGGTAAACTGATTACATATCTGCGACAGAAGAGAAGACAGAAGAATTTTAACCGCTGATCGCGCTGATCTACGCTGATTTAGAATTTTATCCGTAATCCTCTGGGTAGGGGCAGGCTTCGCGCAGCGTAATGCCTGCCCTCTTTCTGGGTTTTCAACCATTGCTTTGGTTTACTGCCAGGATCTCGAAGAGGGCAACCATACGACGCAGGAGCGTCTAGGATTGCCCCTACAAAGAGGTGCGGGGTGCAGGTTATGAATAGCGGTATTTTGCTGGATTGGCGCATAACCGGGATCCTCTGAGTAGGGGCAGTGCTTCGGGCTTTGGCGAAATGCCTGCCCTCTTTCTGGGTTTTACTTATAGCTCCCACGCTCTGCGTGGGAGCTTTCCTGACCGCTCCCGCGGTCTCTTTCTGGACGCCGGAGCGTCCAAAAGAGTTCCCACGCAGAGCGTGGGAACGATAAAACATCGGAAAACATCGGCCGTCAGCCGTTCCAAGAGCATTCCGGACATCGGACCTCCGACGTCCGATCTCCGACGCCCGACCTCCGACCTCCGACTTCCGACCTCCGCCCTCCGATCTCCGCCCTTGCCCCTCGGCCCTTAGCCCTTGCCCCTTAGCCCTTAGCACTTTGCCCTTAGCCCTTAGCACTTTGCCCTTGCCCCTTCGCCCTCCGAGTATTGAGCCACCTGATAACCTTTTGTATATATTGAGCGCCCTGCTCAGAGTATGTTCCATCGCTTAACTCCATGGGCTCCCAGCCTGCGGCTCGAATCTCCTGCACAGTGGCACACCAGATGTCCTTGTCCTGAAAATCCCTGGAGCAATGCCCGCACCTGATTGCAGCCCCCAGCTCCACAAGCTCTTTGCTGTAACCCCGGCCCGCCGGTGCATAGGCCATGATCCAGCCCTCCAGACAGTACGGACAGTCCGGCCTTTGCTTGCCGGCCCGCTTCTTGGGGTGCTCCCTCAGCCATTGATCCCAAAGCTCCAGCATGGTCTTGGACAGGTTGCGCGGAAAATAGTCCCAACGACGTTTGATCTGATCCGACATCCACTCCAGAGGCTCGGCAGGCAGATGCTTGACCTGGGCGAACCAGGACCGCAGGCGCATGCGCGTGGTCTCTGAATCCTGTACATACTTGTCCTGCCCAAAGTGCAGGGCCAAACCTTCCACGAACTCAGAAAAGTGGTCTTTTTCCACGGTTGCCCTCCCTGTCGTCGTAGTTGCCTTCCAAGGCCTTGAGAAAATTGTCCTTCTTGATGACCCAGTCGAATGAGGCCGACCAGTTTCTGCCGTTACCGCCGTTTAAAAAGCTGGACCGGGCCACCCGGTCGAACAGGTCTTGCCAGGCCCCCAGGTCGGGCTGCTCCTTCCACCGGGCCCGGACCAGCTTGTGACGGTTGGAGCCAGGGGAAATCCTGGTCACCCTTGGAATGGAGGAACTGTGTTTCTCCAGGGACGTGTTCCAGGCCACGGCTATCTCCTTGAGCGGAACACTGTTCGAGACAGGTGGGGCCAGAGGAGACGGAAGGATTGACGTTGCCGGGGTGGGGGATTGGGTGCTGCTCTCACTCTCAGTATCTCTCTCTGTATCAGTATCAGTATCTGTCTCTGTGTTTGTGCAGGCTATGGATAGGGTATGGTAAAGGGTATCCATACCCTCTGGATCCAAATGGGGCGCAAGATATTTTTCACATGATTCCAGCAAGTTTTGGTTTAAGGAAAACGTGCTTGGAAGCTGGGTGATCAGCTTGAGAATGCCTTTTGCGTGCTTGGGATTTTGGGGCGGGTTCCAGCGCAGATAGTTGGGCAGGAAAGCGTACTTTGAAGGTTCGCAATAGAGCAGAAATCCGTTTTCCATAAGCTCTGTATAGGCTTTTGATACCCTCTCCATACCGTATCCCATATCTGCTGAAACGTATTCTTTGGGTATCCGGAAGCAGCCCAGGGAATTGGAGTGCCTGCAGGTCAGCAGGTAGGCGGCGACCAGTTTGGCCTGATCGGACAGCCCGTGCTCCAGGGCCCATTCCCAGAAACGGATATGGATGATCCCGAAATCCCGCATAGATTCAGGCGCCCTCGATCACAGCCGAACGCCAGCCCTCGGAGTTCAAGGGTTCACCCTCAGCCTGCTGAAGGCTGCGGCGCAAGGCCTTGACCTGATGCTCGACCTCAAACAGCTCACCCAAAAGACATTTGGGATCAAAACGCTCCAGGCCAGATGCACTGATCGTATCGTCAACAGTCTTGTGCACTCCCCCCAATTCTCCGGCCAATCGATTCATACGCTGCAACAGATCACTGTCATTGGTGATGGGAACTGAAGGCTCCAGCTCCCCCATCTGAGCCTGGATCCACTCCAAGGGCAGGGAGTTTCCCAAGGCCATGCACAGGCGGGGAAGGCGCATCAAGCTTGGATAATAGCTTGTATCCTGTTCGTTGAAATAGCGCTTGACAGTGGAGGGATCCTGTTCCATCTCTTCAGCCAGCTCTTCGATGGTCTTTCCGGACATCTGCTTGGCCAGACAAAGGGCTTGTTTGGCAGTAAGCCGTTTGAGATCAATGCCCATCGTGTCCTCCCGTGCGTTCAGATTTCATATTGCCTCTGTTCGCCACGATCTGTATTATTAATAGATACTGTGTTCAGGTGCCTGGAGAGGAGAAATCCTTACCTTTTAACTCTGGAATTATCGATTCGAGGGGAATGCCCATTAGAGCTTCAATCTGCAGGGCGAGCTTGAGAGACGGCCGGACCCGGCCTTTGAGCACCGCATTCAGGTGCTGCGGTGTGACATTCAACTTTTTGGCGAATTCTTTTTGGGTTACCATGTGAATATTATATTTTAATTACATGAATATGTAAACCTGTTTGTTCGACTTAATTTTGTTAGAGGAGAAACACTGTATGGACAACCCTGAAAATCGCTTTGCAGCCAACCTTTCTTACCTCCTGCGCACCCACGGCATGACCCAGAGAGCCCTGGCCGCCAATGTGAACCGCTCCTATCAGTACATAAACGAAATCATTAAAGGAAAAGCCGCCCCCTCCCTGGAACTCATGGAAAAGATCGCCAATGTCTTTGGTCTGGAGGCCAACGACCTGCTCAGTTTTGAGTTGCCCACAGTCGAAGCGCCGGACCTGCACGACCGGGATCAGATGACCAGGGTTCCGTTTTTGGAATACAAGAAACAAGACAACAGATTGGCCACCAGGGCCTCGGTCAGCAGGGCCCCATTCGGCTTTCGCACCGACTGGCTGTATCAGATGGGAAGCCCGGAAAGCATGGTTTTTGTGCGCACGAACGGAAGCAAGTTGGATTGCAGGCTGCCGGACAACGCCCTGGTCCTTGTGGACAGATCACAACAGGTGATCATCAGCGGCGCTCCTTACCTGATTCGGGTGGGCCTTGAACTGGACATCAAGAGGCTGACCAGGCAGGGCGAGGATGTGATCAGCCATGACGATGTGGGCAAAGAAAAAGGTTGCATGGAACTGGGAAAAAACCAGGACTGGGAAGTCCTTGGCAGGTGTGTATGGTATTGTAAACAACTGACATAATTATATTTTTTTATGGACAGTAAGATAAGCAGCCGCCTGCGTGCGGCTTTTTTGTCACCTGAAGTCAGCAGCTTTGATCCTTTAGAGGCCAGAACCCCTCCCTTTTGTGAGCGCAACCCAGCCCCGCAGCCCGGAACAGGCCGCCACGCACAGAACACGAATTAAAGGCCAAACAGACCACAGATCCCCTCTCTTTCCTTACCTGAATCAAATCTTGAAGCGCAGACGCCCCTTTTTTTTCACCACGATCAGTGCATCGACCTGTTTGCCAGGCAATTTCATATGAATGATTATTCGTTTTTTGACGAATAATATCTTGACAAATTCAGATTAATTCTTTATTCTGTACTCAACAACAGGCCAGGAGGACCCGGCCGGACTCGGGCCTTGCTTAAGCTAAATCGAACCCACCGGGACGCGGGATAGGCCCTGCCCCTACCCGGCACAGGGCGGCGGCGGAGCCAAGGCTGAGGCAACGAAGCGGGAAACCTGAAAATTGAAAAGGGGGAGCCTATGAAAATGATCGAAGCGGAACAAGAGGCCCTGCGTCTGTGCCCGGACACGACGGTATTTCTAAGCTATGACCGCAAGCACTACGACTACAGCTGCATAGGACAGGAAAAAGGGTTCGACATTGAATGCTCGATTTGGGTCGCCAGCCTGCACGAGAGCTTCCGGGGCCCGAACTGGAAAACCGCGACAATGAAACTGCGAAACGCTTTGAAGGCAAACCCGCCCCAACCTTGCCCGGACCAAGAGATCCAGGCCCTGCCGGCGGCTTAGCAAGGGGGAAACATGGTGGAATTTATTGAATGGATGGACCTGACGAAGGAAGAGCAAGAAAAGCTGCTGGGATGGGAAAAGCTGAATCAGCTTGAGCCGGAGCATATCGAGATGGGGGTCTCGCCCCGGCCCAAAGCTGAAAACGTGATTGACGATTATATGGCTAACTAGCTGTAAACGCAAGCGCCCCCGCCTGGATCCCGGGCAGGGGCGCACGGAGGGCGGTGAGATATGAGCACTGAAAAATCCACCCCAAATGCCATGGGCTTATATAGCAAGCTCATTCAAATACGAAAGACCTGCACCTACCTGAAAAAAGACAACCAGGGCTACCAGTTCAAGTATGTAAGCAGCTCCCAGACCCTGGGAACCCTTCGCAGCAAGATGGATGAACTGGGTGTCCTCTTGGTTCCGGCCATAAAATGGCACCAGGTGACCGAACATGCCAACTCAAAAGGCAACAAGGAATTTTTCACCGAACTGGAGGTGGAATTTACCTGGATGGACGCGGAAACCGGAGAAAGCCTGACCTGCCCATTTTACGCCCAGGGGATCGACAGCGGGGAGAAGGGCGTGGGCAAGGCCATGACCTACGCTGAAAAGTACTTCATGCTCAAATTCTTTAACATTGCCACTGACAAAGACGACCCTGACGCCTTCCAGAACAAATACAACGAAAAGAACGGACATACACAGGCCCAGAGCCAGCAAACGGACCAGCCGCAAGGCAGCCAACCTCAAACACCGGCCCAAGGCGCCCAACAGGCACCTCCTCAAACCCAAAACGGCACCCAGCCACCCAAGGCCACCGAGGCCCAGGTGAAAAAGATCCATGTTCTGTGCGGCAAGCTGGGATACACCAACCACGACAAGAAAATAGAGAACGTGAATATTTGGCTCAATCAAAAGGGTAAGCCGCCCGTGCCAAGCACAAAAGAGCTGGACAAAAAGGATGCATCTGAATTGATCGAGCTTTTGGAACGCCACGTCAACCAGCTGCAGCGAAACACGGCCAAGCAGCAGCAAGCCGCCCAGCACGTGGAAAATGCCACCGCGCTGATGGACGAAGCCCCGTTCTAAAGCCATTCGCCCCCGGGACGGCCCGGGGGCAAAACCCAAGGCAAGCACATGCGCACATTAAAAATACCTGAATACAGGACAACCCCGGCACCCGCCACCGGCATTGGCTGGGTGAATGTGGAAAGGTGGGATCCTCAAAGCGGCCAGTACAGGCATGTTGCGGCCTTTCGCAGCGAAAAAGAGGCACAGGTTTTTATAGACAGCCAAAGCACCAAGGGGGAAGACCATGGAGATCTACATTGACATCGAAACCCTGCCCGGGTTGATACAGCCAAGCATTGACGACCTCATTGCAAAAGCGCCCGGCAACCTGAAAAAG
This region of Desulfovermiculus halophilus DSM 18834 genomic DNA includes:
- a CDS encoding GIY-YIG nuclease family protein, producing MYYTYVLQSDIDGKFYAGYTKDLKLRFDQHNKGLVESTRNRRPLRLIYYEACLHQGDALHREQYFKTYNGKRFLHKRLKSYLTG
- a CDS encoding ATP-binding protein — translated: MQRVFSYFERGSIRLRVKKAKQDKETIVLSPGRKVVIEGGPGSGKAKFLTQTVHHLTSHGINFVRLNCDDPKSQWLTEYRLPVKVVNTDKRLKETIERCLPENFYLILENAHSISASKLDIAFRLINKCRSLIVTTDHFNQLNRTLRAQLFQAKLITLGTGADTFDMTMIIMACLVVSLALLGYRDLVFTVAAIRYLFQGMRLGGRPI
- a CDS encoding MarR family EPS-associated transcriptional regulator, producing MIESEFQILRALDSNPNLSQRELSKKSGVSLGRVNYCLNALVKKGWIELGKFTVSEHRRRYAYILTPKGMEQKAKATYHFLRRKMEEFDALEKEIEELRSECEELEESHSGYQLSVNCYQDADR
- a CDS encoding helix-turn-helix domain-containing protein; translated protein: MVTQKEFAKKLNVTPQHLNAVLKGRVRPSLKLALQIEALMGIPLESIIPELKGKDFSSPGT
- a CDS encoding four helix bundle protein — translated: MDFGFENLEVWTRSVDFAVKVIDLVESMDTPRKHFRLLEQIEASSSSISMNTCPDNSLRFWACIILMCSKVI
- a CDS encoding thermonuclease family protein, coding for MTDSKHPLETLRRLIFDWRAFWTKRRIIVSLSGLLVLFAVGWELFGDGSRSAISQGQDAQDVEEILGQAVEVIKNYDGDTITVHIPGHKPYNERVRLIGIDTPEKNQGQWGRKATLYTRYTLKDRKVYLEPDVQKRDKYGRLLAYVWVERDDGRLAMLNELLVREGLATILTIPPNVKYTDRFKAAAKRARENKAGFWAEGGLKMSPGGVSEDKLKA
- a CDS encoding ERF family protein; the protein is MSTEKSTPNAMGLYSKLIQIRKTCTYLKKDNQGYQFKYVSSSQTLGTLRSKMDELGVLLVPAIKWHQVTEHANSKGNKEFFTELEVEFTWMDAETGESLTCPFYAQGIDSGEKGVGKAMTYAEKYFMLKFFNIATDKDDPDAFQNKYNEKNGHTQAQSQQTDQPQGSQPQTPAQGAQQAPPQTQNGTQPPKATEAQVKKIHVLCGKLGYTNHDKKIENVNIWLNQKGKPPVPSTKELDKKDASELIELLERHVNQLQRNTAKQQQAAQHVENATALMDEAPF
- a CDS encoding four helix bundle protein, whose amino-acid sequence is MKIQTFEDLKCWKACRELRIFVAKQIVPILPKYEQYRLGDQMLRAARSTTANIAEGYGRFHYIDNAKFCSNSRGSCWETLDHLITANDEDLIPDEMLTKGRALVHEAIKLTNGYMNYLYKAGKNKDSAVKEEPSEYQLSVNSYQDDE
- a CDS encoding helix-turn-helix domain-containing protein, producing the protein MDNPENRFAANLSYLLRTHGMTQRALAANVNRSYQYINEIIKGKAAPSLELMEKIANVFGLEANDLLSFELPTVEAPDLHDRDQMTRVPFLEYKKQDNRLATRASVSRAPFGFRTDWLYQMGSPESMVFVRTNGSKLDCRLPDNALVLVDRSQQVIISGAPYLIRVGLELDIKRLTRQGEDVISHDDVGKEKGCMELGKNQDWEVLGRCVWYCKQLT
- a CDS encoding nucleotide sugar dehydrogenase, which encodes MQSPLTSPTIEEQAKSTAPNGQVFPLPSEADYAAESERLRSLVAEQRLMGREIVVVMGVGFVGAVMAGVVADTVDQSGSPSKFVIGMQRPSPRSFWKIPTINQGICPVQAEDPEVAPLISRCVLDKKTLIATYSYEALALADVVVVDVQCDYHKKDFGNVRSGHAEIGALEDSLKVIGEYISPDCLVLIETTVPPGTTEYVAYPIIKKAFERRGLVQTSPVKHPKGGHGFTGQADVRDQKSDERSTKDEGRGTVAEQSISSANRFPPTASRSTKHEERRTEAAEPLLAHSFERVMPGRNYVSSIRDFWRVCSGINDQARQRVEKFLSEVLNVQDYPLTVLDRPLESETCKIVENSYRATILAFLNEWSLFSETNGVDLMKVIDAIKVRPTHDNIIFPGPGIGGYCLPKDGGLGVWAYHTLMGFEQDIFKITPQAIDINDTRALRPAQLTRDALRNMGKIVAASKIAVLGASYREDVGDTRYSGSEIVVRKLTEMGGDVVVHDPYVKHWFEFEQQETYPGAGHSRKEFFRNQDGLTDMRMAENLDQALRGADAVVLAVRHQEYQNLDPDTVVTQIGHPAAIIDCFGLLSDEQIKRYFELGCEVKGLGRGHVKRMKDQVKEKAPHTNLCMILGSGSPAMQWYRLRM
- a CDS encoding phage regulatory CII family protein — translated: MGIDLKRLTAKQALCLAKQMSGKTIEELAEEMEQDPSTVKRYFNEQDTSYYPSLMRLPRLCMALGNSLPLEWIQAQMGELEPSVPITNDSDLLQRMNRLAGELGGVHKTVDDTISASGLERFDPKCLLGELFEVEHQVKALRRSLQQAEGEPLNSEGWRSAVIEGA